In a single window of the Blastopirellula marina genome:
- the cysD gene encoding sulfate adenylyltransferase subunit CysD, with product MSGYQITHLKQLEAESIHIIREVAAEFENPVMLYSIGKDSSVMVHLAMKAFYPAKPPFPLMHVDTTWKFKEMIQFREEYARKELGLDLIVHINEEGKKLGIDPFEDSVRHTDLMKTVSLKQALDKYKFDAAFGGARRDEEKSRAKERVFSFRDKNHRWDPKNQRPELWNLYNTKVNKGESIRVFPLSNWTELDVWQYIHLEEIPIVPLYYSAKRPVVWRNDMWIMVDDDRIDLQPGEKVEEKMVRFRTLGCYPLTGAVESEAVTMPDIIQEMLLTTTSERQGRAIDKDQGASMQKKKEEGYF from the coding sequence ATGTCCGGTTACCAGATTACGCATCTCAAACAGTTGGAAGCGGAAAGCATCCATATCATCCGCGAAGTTGCGGCCGAGTTTGAGAACCCGGTGATGCTGTATTCCATCGGGAAAGATTCGTCCGTCATGGTTCATTTAGCCATGAAGGCGTTTTATCCCGCCAAGCCGCCATTTCCCTTGATGCATGTCGACACGACCTGGAAGTTCAAGGAAATGATCCAGTTCCGCGAGGAATATGCCCGCAAGGAGTTGGGACTCGACTTGATTGTGCACATCAACGAGGAAGGTAAGAAGCTGGGCATCGATCCGTTCGAGGACAGCGTTCGCCATACCGACTTGATGAAGACGGTCTCGCTGAAGCAGGCCCTCGACAAGTACAAGTTCGACGCTGCATTCGGTGGTGCTCGCCGTGACGAAGAGAAGTCGCGAGCTAAGGAGCGAGTCTTCTCGTTCCGCGATAAGAATCATCGCTGGGATCCCAAGAACCAGCGGCCGGAACTTTGGAATTTGTACAACACCAAGGTTAATAAAGGGGAGAGCATCCGCGTTTTCCCTCTGTCGAACTGGACAGAACTCGACGTTTGGCAGTACATCCATCTCGAAGAGATTCCGATCGTTCCCTTGTACTACTCGGCCAAGCGACCGGTCGTGTGGCGTAACGATATGTGGATCATGGTCGATGACGACCGGATTGACCTTCAGCCAGGCGAAAAGGTCGAGGAGAAAATGGTTCGCTTCCGCACACTCGGCTGCTATCCGCTGACGGGTGCCGTGGAATCGGAAGCCGTCACGATGCCAGACATCATCCAAGAGATGTTGTTAACCACGACCTCCGAACGCCAGGGCCGCGCCATCGATAAAGATCAAGGCGCGTCGATGCAGAAGAAGAAGGAAGAAGGATACTTCTAA